TGGCTAaatatgtcatcaaagtatatttacttttttttttcacacatCCGTTGAATTTTAGTGTAGTGAAATGATAGATAAGCTATCAGAAATTGATTAGCGATATCGTCCGAATATAGCAAAGCACATGAAAATGTACTATGGTGATTGTATGATCAGTAAACAAATCTTTcgaactttttaaaatttaagtctCACGGGCGAGTGAGCGGACGTAGATGACCCATTGGCCTTGGGTCGGCGTTAAATTGAGTTTCCTTGATGTTACGTTTTTCTCTTATCACtctattatataatcattttaGGCTTTAATCGTGCTGAAATCATAATCTTTCAATTCCCATTGATTATAAATAGACCATCGAATGACTAAATTTTGGAAGAGTGTTAGTGTGTTTATGCTTCTACTATAATGGTTAGATGTTGTTGTGTGTTTACAGGCTGAAAAGGAACCGATATTGAGTAGTTTCTTGTATGCTGGTATTTTGTCGCATGAGCAAGCATTGGGTTTTTGTTCTGGCTAACCGTCTCTAGAACCCTACCTTGTTGGCAACTTAACTCATTGATGTATTTTGCAATGTTATGGTACATGAAATATGTTAGGATGTATTCAAAGCTCCATTCGCCTGGATCTTCAGGTAAAAATGTTCATTCGTTAAAGATGATCATTGTTTGATTCAGGCAGTATCTTCTCTGAGAATTTGACTCCAATGTACCTTTTGGTGGTTTGTTGAAGGCATTCAAAGACTGAGATCCTGCTTGTCTATCATATAGCGCTGCTATTTTTCATCTGAAGGTAAGAATAATAACATCTCACAATGACGGTATAAAACGATTGCATGCTAAGTGACTTCTCATTTGCATTTGTTCCACAGGGCTATCTTGCGCTTCAGGGAACATGGTGAGGCTTGATTCTTACAATAGTACTATGGCTTTGTTCGCCATTACTCAAGTGAACTAAATGCTACTTGGTTGAACATGCAGATTCTACTAATGACTTCTTAAGGAAAGTAGCTGCTGCTTTTAGCGGGACAATACCAAATGGTAACTAAATGTAAAATCATGATCTACAGTTACAAGAGTTGCAGAGAAAAAGAGGCGTTATAAAGAGATTATGAGATCTTTGTTGTTACCAAACGTGAGCAAGAATTTGATACATTATTACTAGAAGCAAATCATAAGCATCAGCTTATAACAATATCACCCAACAAACACAACCAAAatgcaaaacaaaaagaaaaaaaaaacacaaataaacTTAGGCATGCTTAGCCTGAAAATCTTTCATGAAAGCAACAAGCTTCTCAACACCAGCCAAAGGCATAGCATTATAAATAGAAGCTCTCATACCTCCCACCGACCTATGCCCTTTAAGCTGCACCATCTTCTCCTTAGCCGCTTCCTTAATAAACTCCCCTTCCAACTCAGACTTCTCCAAAGTAAAAGGCACATTCATCAACGACCTCACCGACTTCTCAACCGGACACTTAAAAAACCCCTTGCTCTCTTCAATAGCGTTATAAAGCAAATCAGCTTTCTTCACAttcttcctctccacttccttcAACCCACCTTGCTCCAACAGATCCTCAAACACGAGACCACACATGTAAATCCCGAAGCAAGGAGGCGTGTTGTACAAGGAACTGTTCTCATCATGAATCTTGTAGTCAAGCATCACTGGAGTGATCTCCTGAGCGTTACCGATCAAATCTTTCCTGATTATAACAATCGTCACACCGGACGGACCAACGTTCTTCTGAGCACCACCGTAGATCACACCGAACTTAGACACATCAACCGGCTTCGAACAAAAGTTAGAAGACATGTCAGCCACCAAGAACCCGTTAGGGTTCCTAACGACAGGATAGTCCTTAAACTCAACTCCATGGATAGTCTCGTTAGCGCATATGTGCAAGTACTTAGCGTCAGGACTCTGCTCCAGCCCTTCGAAAGACGGAACCTTTGTGTACTTGTCGGACTTACCAGACCAGATCACGTTGGTCTTGCAATACTTCTTCGCTTCCTTCACGGCTTTGTCTCCCCACGAACCGGTCACGACGAAGTCAACGGTATCTTCCGGTTTGCAGAGATTGAGAGGCAAACCGGCGAACTGGGTCGTGGCGCCGCCTTGCAAGAACAAAACGGAATATTCGGAGGGGATCTCGAGGAGGTGGCGGAGATCAGATTCGGCTTTTTGGATGATGGAGAGGAACTCTTTCCCTCTGTGGCTCATCTCCATCACGCTCATCCCCGAGCCGCGCCAGTTGTATAGATCTGCTTGAGCTTTGAGGAGGACGTTCTCCGGGAGAGTGGCGGGGCCCGCCGCGAAGTTGAAGACGCGGTCTTGCGATCCGGTGGGGGCGGATCTGGCTCCGTCTTGGATTTGGGTTGGGGAGGAGACGCATCTGACGGATGCGGGTTTGGTTTTTTGTCCGGCGAGGTGGAAGGTGTTTGGTTTGGTGAGGTGGAGGAGGGATTGagatgtggatttgggtttgaaGGCGGGGATCATCTGAGTGGTGTTGTTTCCGACGAGGAAGGAGTTTGTTGACGCCGCCATGATTGTGAGTTACTGAGTGAGTTTTTGAGATTCGCTTTTTTATTGCAAAAGATCTGTCTGAAAAAGAGTTTGGTGAGAGTGAGAGATATAAAAGTTGATATTAAACGACAGCGTTTGGTGGTAGGTGGTACTGGTTTGTCTgctgttttgtttaatttacaCTCATTTCCAATGTGTGTTT
The sequence above is drawn from the Brassica napus cultivar Da-Ae chromosome A8, Da-Ae, whole genome shotgun sequence genome and encodes:
- the LOC106361282 gene encoding phosphoserine aminotransferase 1, chloroplastic, translated to MAASTNSFLVGNNTTQMIPAFKPKSTSQSLLHLTKPNTFHLAGQKTKPASVRCVSSPTQIQDGARSAPTGSQDRVFNFAAGPATLPENVLLKAQADLYNWRGSGMSVMEMSHRGKEFLSIIQKAESDLRHLLEIPSEYSVLFLQGGATTQFAGLPLNLCKPEDTVDFVVTGSWGDKAVKEAKKYCKTNVIWSGKSDKYTKVPSFEGLEQSPDAKYLHICANETIHGVEFKDYPVVRNPNGFLVADMSSNFCSKPVDVSKFGVIYGGAQKNVGPSGVTIVIIRKDLIGNAQEITPVMLDYKIHDENSSLYNTPPCFGIYMCGLVFEDLLEQGGLKEVERKNVKKADLLYNAIEESKGFFKCPVEKSVRSLMNVPFTLEKSELEGEFIKEAAKEKMVQLKGHRSVGGMRASIYNAMPLAGVEKLVAFMKDFQAKHA